One Manduca sexta isolate Smith_Timp_Sample1 chromosome 26, JHU_Msex_v1.0, whole genome shotgun sequence genomic region harbors:
- the LOC115453588 gene encoding cystinosin homolog isoform X2: MAGIRTVFAPQGVAAAASSHRISICLVIMLLLGIPSAHSQIEKLYIDATDLNILVDETHLLKLVQVGQYNETLLVTSHVQHPDIVQLVPPTVEIPGSKEPNTTVENTYDICAYGKSPGHSEVTFNVTPTGFVNMDSIYLRITVMHSNAINVISYIMGWIYFAAWSVSFYPQIYINFKRKSVVGLNFDFLALNIMGFTMYSLFNCGLYFSSEIQAEYFKRHPRGLNPVQLNDVFFSLHASFATFITICQCFFYEKEDQRVSTVGRGILGVFVAIVIVTASIATAGHMAWLDMLYACSYIKLCITLIKYVPQAYMNYKRKSTVGWSIGNIFLDFVGGFLSVFQMALNAYNYNDWVSFFGDATKFGLGLFSLVFDIFFMLQHYVFYREARYILLPGTTASVDANDEDFDSTEAGQSETPYQGAPA; this comes from the exons ATGGCAGGTATTAGAACAGTATTCGCGCCGCAAGGTGTGGCGGCTGCCGCTTCTAGTCATAGGATAAGCATATGTCtagttataatgttattattag GTATTCCAAGTGCACATTCCCAGATAGAGAAATTGTATATCGACGCAACTGATCTGAATATTTTAGTAGACGAAACACATCTGCTGAAGCTTGTGCAAGT CGGGCAATATAACGAAACACTTCTAGTGACGTCCCACGTGCAACACCCGGATATAGTGCAATTAGTGCCGCCAACGGTCGAGATACCGGGGTCCAAAGAGCCCAACACTACCGTAGAGAATACGTACGACATTTGCGCGTATGGCAAGAGCCCCGGACACTCCGAGGTCACGTTTAACGTCACACCGACTGGGTTTGTTAA CATGGACTCCATATACCTCCGCATAACAGTGATGCATTCCAACGCGATCAACGTGATCTCTTACATAATGGGCTGGATTTACTTCGCCGCGTGGTCCGTGTCGTTCTACCCGCAAATTTACATCAACTTCAAGAGGAAAAGCGTGGTCGGTCTCAACTTTGACTTCTTGGCGCTCAACATCATGGGATTCACCATGTACTCGCTGTTCAACTGCGGCTTGTATTTCTCTTCCGAAATTCAG GCTGAGTACTTCAAGCGTCACCCGCGCGGATTGAACCCGGTGCAGCTGAACGACGTGTTCTTCTCTCTTCACGCCTCCTTCGCCACATTCATCACCATCTGCCAGTGCTTCTTTTATGAG AAAGAGGACCAGCGCGTGTCGACAGTGGGCCGCGGGATACTGGGCGTGTTCGTCGCCATAGTGATCGTGACCGCGAGCATCGCCACGGCCGGCCACATGGCGTGGCTCGACATGCTGTACGCCTGCAGCTACATCAAGCTCTGCATCACGCTCATTAAATACGTTCCCCag GCCTACATGAACTACAAGCGCAAATCGACAGTCGGCTGGAGCATCGGCAACATATTCCTGGACTTCGTCGGCGGTTTCCTGTCCGTGTTCCAGATGGCGCTGAACGCTTACAACTACAACGACTGGGTGTCGTTCTTCGGCGACGCTACCAAATTCGGCCTCGGGCTGTTCAGTCTCGTCTTCGATATATTCTTCATGTTACAACACTACGTGTTCTATAG gGAGGCCAGGTATATCCTTCTGCCAGGCACAACCGCGTCAGTAGACGCGAATGACGAAGATTTTGACAGCACTGAAGCAGGGCAATCAGAGACACCCTACCAGGGTGCGCCCGCCTAG
- the LOC115453588 gene encoding cystinosin homolog isoform X1: protein MAGIRTVFAPQGVAAAASSHRISICLVIMLLLGIPSAHSQIEKLYIDATDLNILVDETHLLKLVQVGQYNETLLVTSHVQHPDIVQLVPPTVEIPGSKEPNTTVENTYDICAYGKSPGHSEVTFNVTPTGFVNMDSIYLRITVMHSNAINVISYIMGWIYFAAWSVSFYPQIYINFKRKSVVGLNFDFLALNIMGFTMYSLFNCGLYFSSEIQAEYFKRHPRGLNPVQLNDVFFSLHASFATFITICQCFFYEKEDQRVSTVGRGILGVFVAIVIVTASIATAGHMAWLDMLYACSYIKLCITLIKYVPQAYMNYKRKSTVGWSIGNIFLDFVGGFLSVFQMALNAYNYNDWVSFFGDATKFGLGLFSLVFDIFFMLQHYVFYREGKDFVMVNSSDEGSDMTSSGEGREFFLLVDSWNADEKKYNLDVKA from the exons ATGGCAGGTATTAGAACAGTATTCGCGCCGCAAGGTGTGGCGGCTGCCGCTTCTAGTCATAGGATAAGCATATGTCtagttataatgttattattag GTATTCCAAGTGCACATTCCCAGATAGAGAAATTGTATATCGACGCAACTGATCTGAATATTTTAGTAGACGAAACACATCTGCTGAAGCTTGTGCAAGT CGGGCAATATAACGAAACACTTCTAGTGACGTCCCACGTGCAACACCCGGATATAGTGCAATTAGTGCCGCCAACGGTCGAGATACCGGGGTCCAAAGAGCCCAACACTACCGTAGAGAATACGTACGACATTTGCGCGTATGGCAAGAGCCCCGGACACTCCGAGGTCACGTTTAACGTCACACCGACTGGGTTTGTTAA CATGGACTCCATATACCTCCGCATAACAGTGATGCATTCCAACGCGATCAACGTGATCTCTTACATAATGGGCTGGATTTACTTCGCCGCGTGGTCCGTGTCGTTCTACCCGCAAATTTACATCAACTTCAAGAGGAAAAGCGTGGTCGGTCTCAACTTTGACTTCTTGGCGCTCAACATCATGGGATTCACCATGTACTCGCTGTTCAACTGCGGCTTGTATTTCTCTTCCGAAATTCAG GCTGAGTACTTCAAGCGTCACCCGCGCGGATTGAACCCGGTGCAGCTGAACGACGTGTTCTTCTCTCTTCACGCCTCCTTCGCCACATTCATCACCATCTGCCAGTGCTTCTTTTATGAG AAAGAGGACCAGCGCGTGTCGACAGTGGGCCGCGGGATACTGGGCGTGTTCGTCGCCATAGTGATCGTGACCGCGAGCATCGCCACGGCCGGCCACATGGCGTGGCTCGACATGCTGTACGCCTGCAGCTACATCAAGCTCTGCATCACGCTCATTAAATACGTTCCCCag GCCTACATGAACTACAAGCGCAAATCGACAGTCGGCTGGAGCATCGGCAACATATTCCTGGACTTCGTCGGCGGTTTCCTGTCCGTGTTCCAGATGGCGCTGAACGCTTACAACTACAACGACTGGGTGTCGTTCTTCGGCGACGCTACCAAATTCGGCCTCGGGCTGTTCAGTCTCGTCTTCGATATATTCTTCATGTTACAACACTACGTGTTCTATAG AGAGGGCAAAGATTTTGTGATGGTAAACAGTAGTGATGAAGGTTCGGATATGACCAGCAGTGGTGAAGGGCGAGAGTTCTTTTTATTGGTCGACAGTTG GAACGCTgatgaaaagaaatataacttGGACGTGAAAGCGTGA
- the LOC115453588 gene encoding cystinosin homolog isoform X3, translating to MAGIRTVFAPQGVAAAASSHRISICLVIMLLLGIPSAHSQIEKLYIDATDLNILVDETHLLKLVQVGQYNETLLVTSHVQHPDIVQLVPPTVEIPGSKEPNTTVENTYDICAYGKSPGHSEVTFNVTPTGFVNMDSIYLRITVMHSNAINVISYIMGWIYFAAWSVSFYPQIYINFKRKSVVGLNFDFLALNIMGFTMYSLFNCGLYFSSEIQAEYFKRHPRGLNPVQLNDVFFSLHASFATFITICQCFFYEKEDQRVSTVGRGILGVFVAIVIVTASIATAGHMAWLDMLYACSYIKLCITLIKYVPQAYMNYKRKSTVGWSIGNIFLDFVGGFLSVFQMALNAYNYNDWVSFFGDATKFGLGLFSLVFDIFFMLQHYVFYRNADEKKYNLDVKA from the exons ATGGCAGGTATTAGAACAGTATTCGCGCCGCAAGGTGTGGCGGCTGCCGCTTCTAGTCATAGGATAAGCATATGTCtagttataatgttattattag GTATTCCAAGTGCACATTCCCAGATAGAGAAATTGTATATCGACGCAACTGATCTGAATATTTTAGTAGACGAAACACATCTGCTGAAGCTTGTGCAAGT CGGGCAATATAACGAAACACTTCTAGTGACGTCCCACGTGCAACACCCGGATATAGTGCAATTAGTGCCGCCAACGGTCGAGATACCGGGGTCCAAAGAGCCCAACACTACCGTAGAGAATACGTACGACATTTGCGCGTATGGCAAGAGCCCCGGACACTCCGAGGTCACGTTTAACGTCACACCGACTGGGTTTGTTAA CATGGACTCCATATACCTCCGCATAACAGTGATGCATTCCAACGCGATCAACGTGATCTCTTACATAATGGGCTGGATTTACTTCGCCGCGTGGTCCGTGTCGTTCTACCCGCAAATTTACATCAACTTCAAGAGGAAAAGCGTGGTCGGTCTCAACTTTGACTTCTTGGCGCTCAACATCATGGGATTCACCATGTACTCGCTGTTCAACTGCGGCTTGTATTTCTCTTCCGAAATTCAG GCTGAGTACTTCAAGCGTCACCCGCGCGGATTGAACCCGGTGCAGCTGAACGACGTGTTCTTCTCTCTTCACGCCTCCTTCGCCACATTCATCACCATCTGCCAGTGCTTCTTTTATGAG AAAGAGGACCAGCGCGTGTCGACAGTGGGCCGCGGGATACTGGGCGTGTTCGTCGCCATAGTGATCGTGACCGCGAGCATCGCCACGGCCGGCCACATGGCGTGGCTCGACATGCTGTACGCCTGCAGCTACATCAAGCTCTGCATCACGCTCATTAAATACGTTCCCCag GCCTACATGAACTACAAGCGCAAATCGACAGTCGGCTGGAGCATCGGCAACATATTCCTGGACTTCGTCGGCGGTTTCCTGTCCGTGTTCCAGATGGCGCTGAACGCTTACAACTACAACGACTGGGTGTCGTTCTTCGGCGACGCTACCAAATTCGGCCTCGGGCTGTTCAGTCTCGTCTTCGATATATTCTTCATGTTACAACACTACGTGTTCTATAG GAACGCTgatgaaaagaaatataacttGGACGTGAAAGCGTGA